A genomic stretch from Myripristis murdjan chromosome 12, fMyrMur1.1, whole genome shotgun sequence includes:
- the prag1 gene encoding inactive tyrosine-protein kinase PRAG1 translates to MSACSDFAEHVWKPGSCKNCFHPLSAHRSVGGSLDGSSPAVCLRASLGGDEETGVTVPSPYHHTKPTIAVKPTMMNPDANDLMTDVNRNIEQENTKSPGEHVGLKKLLDLSSLYIDSNGCNKALREAVLQSPGTKMDYKNCFSSGALTPLSPTTPPKDSTIISTIFVTQEEQRGSQSLKENANGEHCRQQSSTTTTTRSIKSTCNGSGVVASRAPCQEAHQAPVEIPLSVDIIASSPATGHSNGISTGKTAAVTTEPSSTSLTSSSTALTLDTATHNTQPSLHSPPFLSETTSLSDSSCSHRSSTDSLPGPEGSGGVQVTSESPKSPGAMGSSQSAPHTPNGPADIEPIYAESTKKKRRPHGTGAQSQPQSQSQSPSQSSSVGSELELSGESQRATITVVAAHTEENNRTFYLSSPDSAVSTQCFSPTARKEPSSPAFRWPSPSHSAPSLVTEPSLGPPLQPKPQSSPPIPPKRNMRSPKLGTSSLSSSTSSPIPLPDLPMLVLISPREGQFKPHAETHSAAPERWHKPHHNSSTWNCRIEEEEEEEDREKKEGEKKKKQAANPGTTSRVPSLVNGAAVWKEARDWKAHSSPPPTTEPGTAPLPASNNGACQGETEGTGAEEEGKHSGSMLAKPPLLAGSSELLAGGKGVANHDPNPPPPPPKKHHRVCGKMSGSNMELDRCSQQGSVESLTQSLRGLGSASLPTASTDSLTADTGSRDATRMACSSPFPRSPMASNPGSPRPDPFNSSQPPPLPEKKMVNRTVSAPDSTNGKPFVRAYPRLPFTGSESNVCRPGDGSSRSSLPSSPVDQRPLFSSNESLEHCNTPLGRPSRSRTLDESQKGRGRLGVHCRSSVTCSSSPQLSAPFSTSEPCPAPSLGSSLQLQTLLSNIDSREGVYSKLGGLYAESLRRLALKCEDHFTRSQRNPLRFEESNWSLFKLTCNKPSCNAGDAVYYSAACASDPSNSYAVKICKSSSVEAKQGHLYGLSVQQSMPPHFNLQQDCGHFIACVPQSMLPSDEVSLPTTPASSLPQPPASVPCQQTDRERVVVITREVPQQSAADFVREWEAFHKTQPEVYERRVCFLLLQLCNGLEHLKEHGVTHRDLCLENLLLVPHRRPLAAQAQQPHASQTAGDTNISNGSGALDIQRHLPRLLISNFAKAKRRSSEDAASASVDPRVKRDHARLAPEIVSAAQYRKFDEFQTGILIYELLHQPNPFEVSPALKEQDYRCEDLPPIPAVSLYSSGLQRLAQLLLQPDPIKRIHIQEAKRVLQSLLWGPRKDLMEQQWERHGPGGGFAEGSRHEGLLNWLDVKRALLMMKFAERSLEPERNAELEDWLCCQYFSSAHPLSLCHTAELLYSLK, encoded by the exons ATGTCAGCGTGCAGCGACTTTGCAGAACACGTGTGGAAACCCGGCTCTTGTAAGAACTGCTTCCACCCACTTAGCGCGCACCGGTCCGTCGGCGGCAGCCTGGATGGCAGCTCGCCAGCAGTCTGTCTGAGGGCCAGCCTGGGAGGCGATGAAGAAACGGGTGTAACGGTGCCCTCGCCCTACCACCATACCAAGCCAACCATTGCCGTCAAACCCACCATGATGAACCCTGACGCCAACGACTTGATGACTGATGTCAACAGGAACATAGAGCAG GAGAACACAAAGAGTCCGGGCGAACATGTGGGCCTAAAGAAGCTCTTGGACCTGTCCTCCCTTTACATTGACAGTAATGGCTGCAACAAGGCCCTTAGAGAGGCCGTCCTCCAGAGCCCTGGAACCAAGATGGACTACAAAAACTGCTTTTCCTCTGGCGCCCTCACCCCCCTGTCCCCCACCACGCCGCCCAAAGACTCTACGATCATCAGCACCATCTTTGTCACCCAGGAGGAGCAACGTGGTTCTCAGAGTTTAAAGGAGAACGCCAATGGAGAGCACTGCAGGCAGCAGAGCagtaccaccaccaccactaggAGCATAAAGAGCACTTGTAATGGGAGTGGAGTGGTGGCTAGCAGGGCACCCTGTCAGGAGGCCCATCAGGCACCAGTGGAGATACCTTTGTCTGTGGATATTATTGCTTCCAGTCCCGCCACAGGCCATAGCAATGGCATCAGCACTGGgaaaactgctgctgttaccACTGAACCGTCCAGCActtctctcacttcctcttccaCAGCTTTGACGTTGGACACCGCTACTCACAATACCCAGCCGTCCCTCCActctcctcccttcctgtcTGAAACAACCAGTCTGTCAGATTCCTCTTGTTCTCATCGTAGTAGCACAGATTCACTTCCAGGGCCAGAGGGGTCAGGAGGAGTGCAGGTCACCTCGGAGAGCCCCAAAAGCCCAGGAGCCATGGGTAGCTCGCAGTCTGCACCTCACACTCCTAACGGACCAGCAGACATAGAACCTATTTATGCAGAAAGCACCAAGAAAAAACGCAGGCCACACGGCACAGGGGCACAATCCCAACCCCAGTCCCAGTCTCAGAGCCCGTCCCAGAGCTCATCGGTGGGCTCTGAGCTGGAGCTTTCTGGAGAAAGCCAGCGTGCCACGATAACTGTCGTGGCCGCCCACACGGAGGAGAACAATCGGACATTTTACTTGAGCAGCCCTGACTCAGCTGTCAGCACGCAGTGCTTCAGTCCCACAGCCCGCAAAGAGCCCAGCAGTCCAGCTTTCCGCTGGCCCAGCCCCAGTCACAGTGCCCCTTCTCTGGTCACAGAACCCAGCCTTGGTCCCCCTCTTCAGCCCAAGCCTCAGTCCAGCCCACCCATTCCCCCCAAGAGGAACATGCGCTCCCCGAAACTGGGCACCTCCAGCCTTtcatcctccacctcctctcccatTCCCCTCCCTGACCTTCCCATGCTGGTCCTCATCTCCCCGAGAGAGGGGCAGTTTAAGCCCCATGCAGAGACCCACAGTGCCGCCCCAGAGCGGTGGCACAAGCCTCACCACAACAGTTCTACATGGAACTGTCGCattgaggaggaagaggaggaggaagatagggagaagaaagagggggagaagaagaagaagcaagcAGCCAACCCGGGGACAACCTCTCGGGTGCCGAGCCTGGTCAATGGTGCCGCTGTCTGGAAGGAGGCCAGGGATTGGAAGGCCCACAGCAGCCCCCCTCCGACGACAGAGCCAGGCACGGCCCCCCTGCCTGCCTCCAACAATGGTGCCTGTCAGGGGGAGACCGAGGGCACcggtgcagaggaggagggcaaaCATAGCGGCAGCATGCTGGCCAAGCCACCGTTGCTTGCCGGCTCATCGGAGCTGCTGGCAGGAGGGAAGGGAGTTGCTAACCATGACCCCAATCCACCACCGCCCCCGCCTAAGAAGCACCACAG AGTGTGTGGTAAGATGAGTGGCAGCAACATGGAGCTGGACCGCTGCAGCCAACAAGGGTCAGTAGAGAGCCTTACCCAGTCTCTGCGGGGCCTGGGCAGTGCCAGCCTACCCACTGCCTCCACTGACAGCCTGACTGCTGACACTG gtTCGCGGGATGCAACACGGATGGCTTGTTCCTCTCCATTTCCCAGAAGTCCGATGGCCTCAAATCCCGGGTCTCCTCGCCCAGACCCATTCAACAGCAGccagccgccgccgctgccaGAGAAGAAGATGGTCAATCGCACCGTGTCTGCTCCTGACAGCACAAATGGGAAGCCCTTCGTTCGGGCCTACCCTCGCCTTCCGTTTACCGGCTCCGAGAGCAACGTGTGTCGCCCCGGTGACGGAAGCTCCCGGTCCAGTTTACCGTCCAGCCCCGTGGACCAGCggcctcttttctcctccaatGAGTCTCTGGAGCACTGCAACACCCCTCTGGGAAGACCCTCGCGCTCGCGGACCCTGGATGAGTCGCAGAAGGGTCGTGGGCGTCTGGGGGTCCACTGCCGCAGTAGCGTGACCTGCTCCTCGTCCCCCCAGCTGAGCGCGCCCTTCTCAACCTCAGAGCCATGTCCGGCGCCGAGCTTGGGCTCCAGCCTGCAACTCCAGACCCTGCTAAGTAACATCGACAGCAGAGAGGGCGTCTACTCCAAGCTCGGAGGCCTGTACGCTGAGTCTCTGCGGCGCCTCGCCCTCAAATGTGAAGACCACTTCACGCGCTCGCAGAGGAACCCGTTGAGGTTTGAGGAGAGTAACTGGTCTCTGTTCAAGCTCACCTGTAACAAGCCGAGCTGCAACGCAGGAGACGCCGTGTACTATTCTGCTGCCTGCGCCTCAGACCCCAGCAACTCCTACGCTGTCAAG ATCTGTAAGAGTTCATCTGTGGAGGCCAAGCAGGGCCATTTGTACGGGCTGTCAGTGCAGCAGAGTATGCCTCCACACTTCAACCTCCAGCAGGACTGTGGCCACTTCATCGCCTGTGTCCCGCAGAGCATGCTGCCTTCTGATGAAGTCTCCCTGCCCACCACACCTGCCTCGTCGCTGCCTCAGCCCCCCGCCTCTGTCCCGtgtcagcagacagacagagagagagtggtcGTCATCACCCGCGAGGTCCCTCAGCAGAGTGCAGCCGACTTTGTGCGGGAGTGGGAGGCGTTTCATAAGACCCAGCCTGAGGTCTACGAGCGCCGCGTttgcttcctcctcctgcagctgtgcAACGGCCTGGAGCACCTGAAGGAGCACGGGGTCACACACCGCGACCTCTGCCTGGAAAACCTGCTGCTGGTGCCGCACCGCCGGCCACTGGCGGCCCAAGCCCAACAGCCGCACGCTTCTCAAACCGCCGGCGACACCAACATCAGCAACGGATCGGGCGCTTTAGACATTCAGCGTCACCTCCCCCGGCTCCTCATCAGCAACTTCGCCAAGGCCAAGCGCCGCTCCTCGGAGGATGCCGCCTCGGCCAGCGTTGACCCACGTGTCAAACGCGACCACGCCAGATTGGCACCCGAGATTGTCTCGGCGGCCCAGTATCGCAAATTTGATGAGTTCCAGACGGGCATTTTGATCTATGAACTCCTCCACCAGCCCAACCCGTTTGAAGTGAGTCCAGCGCTGAAGGAGCAAGACTACCGCTGCGAGGACCTGCCCCCCATCCCCGCCGTCTCCCTGTATTCCAGCGGCCTACAGCGGCTGGCCCAGCTCTTGCTCCAGCCCGACCCCATCAAACGCATCCACATCCAGGAGGCCAAGCGGGTGCTGCAGAGCCTGCTCTGGGGCCCCAGGAAGGACCTGATGGAGCAGCAGTGGGAGAGGCACGGGCCGGGCGGGGGCTTTGCCGAGGGATCCCGGCACGAGGGCCTTCTCAACTGGCTGGACGTGAAGCGAGCTCTCCTGATGATGAAGTTCGCCGAGCGGTCGCTGGAGCCCGAGAGGAACGCCGAGCTGGAGGACTGGCTCTGCTGTCAGTACTTTTCCTCAGCTCaccccctgtctctctgccataCCGCCGAACTGCTCTACTCACTCAAGTGA